Within the Achromobacter spanius genome, the region ACGCAGGTCAGGGGGTCGTCGGCCACCACCACGGGCAAACCGGTCTCTTCCTGCAGCAGGCGATCAAGATCGCGCAGCAGCGCGCCGCCACCGGTCAGGGCGATGCCCTTGTCGGTGATGTCGGCGCCGAGTTCGGGCGGGGTTTGTTCAAGTGCGATCTTCACGGCGGAGACGATCTGGTTCAGCGGATCGGTCAGCGATTCCAGGATCTCGTTGGACGAGACCGTGAAGCTGCGCGGCACGCCTTCGGCCAGATTGCGGCCCTTGACTTCGATCTCGCGGACTTCGGACCCCGGGAATGCGGAACCGATTTCCTTCTTGATCAATTCAGCCGTGGGTTCACCGATCAGCATGCCGTAGTTGCGGCGGATGTAGTTGACGATGGCCTCGTCGAACTTGTCGCCGCCGACGCGCACGGAACCCTTGTAGACCATGCCGCCCAGCGAGATGACCGCCACTTCCGTGGTGCCACCGCCGATGTCGACAACCATGGAGCCGCTGGCGTCGGACACGGCCAGGCCGGCGCCGATGGCCGCGGCCATGGGTTCTTCGATCAGGAAAACGTGGGACGCGCCCGCGCCCAAGGCCGATTCGCGAATGGCGCGGCGCTCAACCTGGGTGGAACCGCAAGGCACGCAGACGATGATCCGCGGGCTGGGCGCCAGCATGTTGCGGGGGTGCACCATGCGAATGAACTGTTTGAGCATCTGTTCGGTGACCGTGAAGTCGGCGATAACGCCGTCCTTCATGGGCCGGATGGCCTCGATGTTGCCGGGAACTCGACCGAGCATCTGCTTGGCTTCGTGGCCGACGGCCTGGATGATCTTTTTGCCGTGAGGCCCGCCTTCATGACGGATTGCGACCACGGAGGGCTCATCGAGCACGATGCCCTTGCCGCGGACGTAAATCAGCGTATTGGCGGTACCGAGGTCGATCGCCATATCGCTGGAAAAATAACTGCGCAGGAATCCGAACATGGGAGCTCAGCTAAATTCTGGGGGGAATTGGGTTCATGCCGGGGGGCGTATGGCCCGAAAAAGGTCGGGTCCGCCTGTCATCACGGCGATTAAACCGTGAATCATAACTTATAATTTCACCGGAAATAGCGCATAAATGCAGGCTATTCAAGCTTTGTAACGGGTTCGGCGCATGCATACTGCCCAGTCCCGCCCTTCGGCCTTCGCTTATCGATTTTGCAATCCCTATGGCGCTTAATGACACAGATGTGGCCCGCATTGCCCGGCTGGCCAGGATCGAATTGACCCCCGACCAGCGCACCCTTGCGCAGGCCGAGCTTAACGGCATTCTCCACTTGATAGAACGGCTTCAGTCCGTCGACACCCAAGGCGTCGAACCGCTGGCCCACCCCCTGTCCGCCCATGAGGACATTGTGCTGCGCCTGCGTGAAGACGCCGTGACCGAGACCAGCTCGGAAACGCGCCGCGAAGCGCTGCTGGCCAATGCCCCCGACGCCCAGGAAGGCTTGTTCCTGGTTCCTAAAGTCCTGGACTAAGCCATGACAAAACCCGCCTTGCATACCCAATTCGAGGGGATCGCCGCCTTGCGCGCGGCCCTCGCCCAACGCCAGGTCAGCGCCGTCGAACTGGCGCAAAGCGCCTTGGCGGCCGCCGATGCGGCCAGCGGCCTGAATTGCTTTTTACATATTGACGCTGAATTGACGCTGGCCCAGGCCCGCGCCGCCGACGCCGCCCTGGCCGACGGCTCGGCAGGCCCCTTGGCCGGCGTGCCCATCGCCCACAAAGACGCTTTCGTGACCCGCGGCTGGCGCACCACCGCCGGCAGCAAGATGCTGGACGGCTACGTCAGCCCGTTCGACGCCACCGTGGTCGAGCGCCTGGGTTCGGCTGGCGCCGTGTCCATCGGCAAGCTCAACTGCGACGAATTCGCCATGGGCTCCGGCAACGAGAATTCCGCCTACGGCGTCGTGAAGAATCCTTGGGACCACGCCGCCGTTCCGGGCGGGTCGTCGGGCGGCTCGGCCGCCGCGGTGGCCGCCCGCCTGGTGGCCGCGGCTACCGGCACCGACACCGGCGGCTCGGTCCGCCAACCCGCCGCGCTGTGCGGCGTCAGCGGCATCAAGCCCACTTACGGCACCGTGTCGCGCTATGGCATGGTGGCTTTCGGGTCCAGCCTGGACCAGGCCGGCCCCTTGGCGCAAAGCAGCCGCGACCTGCTTGAACTGCTGGACGTCATCAGCGGCTTTGACCCGCGCGACGCCACCAGCCTGGAGAAGTGCGACGCCGCCGTGAACGAACCCGGCCGCGTCCGCCGCGACTTCGACGCCGCGCAAGGAAAGTTCGACTCCGCCGGCAGCCAGCCCCTGAAGGGCCTGCGCATCGGCGTGCCGGAAGAATATTTCGGCGCCGGCCTGGCTGCCGATGTAGCCGCCGCGGTGGAAGCCGCGCTGGCACAGTTTGAAGCGCTGGGCGCCGTGCGCGTGCCGGTATCCCTGCCCCGCACGGAACTGGCCATCCCGGCTTATTACGTCATTGCCCCGGCGGAAGCGTCCAGCAACCTGGCCCGCTACGACGGCGTGCGCTACGGCCACCGCACCGAGCAGTACGGCGATTTGAACGAGATGATCAGCCGCTCGCGCGCCGAAGGCTTCGGCGACGAGGTCAAGCGCCGCATCCTGATCGGCACCTACGTGCTGTCCCACGGTTACTACGATGCCTATTATTTGCAGGCCCAACGCCTGCGCCGCCTGATCGCGCAAGATTTCCAACGCGCCTATGCCGGCCAGTGCGACGTGATCATGGGCCCGGTCACGCCCTCGGTTGCCAAGAACATCGGCGACAACCGCGACGACCCAACCGCCGACTGGCTGGCCGACGTCTACACGCTGGGCGTGAGCCTGGCCGGTTTGCCGGCAATGTCGATCCCCTGCGGCTTTGGCGGCGACAACGGCAAGCGTCCGGTCGGCCTGCAAATCATTGGCAACTACTTCGATGAAGGCAGGCTCCTGGCCATCGCCGACCGTTACCAACAAGTGACGGACTGGCACAAGCGGTCCCCGCTCTGATGATGCCCCCACGCTCTCTTCGTTCGCTGCCCCCCGACGGGGCTGCCAACGCTTGGGGCGGCCCGGCGCCGCTGGCCCCGCAGCGGCACTACTGATTGGAACTACAGATAATGAACTGGGAAATCGTCATCGGCCTGGAAACGCACACCCAGCTTTCCACCGACTCCAAGATTTTTTCGGGCAGCAGCACGCAATTCGGCGCGGCGCCCAATACGCATGCCAATGAAGTGGACCTGGCCTTGCCGGGCAGCCTGCCCGTCATGAACCGGGGCGCGGCTGAACGCGCCATCCGCTTTGGGCTGGCCGTGGGCGCGACCATCGCGCCGCGTTCGGTCTTTGCGCGCAAGAACTACTTCTACCCCGACCTGCCCAAGGGCTACCAGATCAGCCAGTACGAACTGCCCGTCGTGGTGGGTGGAACGCTGTCGTTCTTTGTCGGCGAAGAAGAAAAAACCGTCAACCTGACGCGCGCCCACCTGGAAGAAGACGCAGGCAAGTCGCTGCACGACGACTTCACGCTGGCCAACGGCTCGCCCGCCAGCGGCATCGACCTGAACCGCGCCGGCACCCCGCTGCTGGAAATCGTGACCGAGCCCGAAATGCGCTCGGCCGCCGAAGCCGTGGCCTACGCCCGCGCGCTGCACAGCCTGGTCGTGTGGCTGGGCATTTGCGACGGCAACATGCAGGAAGGCTCGTTCCGCTGCGACGCCAACGTGTCCGTGCGCCCGGTCGGCCAGAAAGAATTTGGCACCCGCACCGAAATCAAGAACGTCAACTCGTTCCGCTTCCTGGAACGCGCCATCGTCTACGAAGCGCGCCGCCAGATCGAACTGATCGAAGACGGCGGCACGGTCGTGCAGGAAACCCGCCTGTACGACGCCGACCGCGACGAAACCCGCAGCATGCGCAGCAAGGAAGACGCGCACGATTACCGCTACTTCCCCGACCCCGACCTGCCCACGCTGGTGATCTCCAGCGCCTGGGTCGATGAAGTGCGCGCCGCCATGCCCGAACTGCCGGCCGCGCAACGCGCCCGCTTCGAATCGGAATACGGCCTGCCCGCCTACGACGCCGCCCAACTCACGGTCAGCCGCGATCTGGCCGCGTACTTCCAGGCGGTGGCGAATGCGCTGCCGGCGGGCCAGGCCAAGCTGGCCGCGAACTGGGTCATGGGCGAAGTGGCTGCTGCCCTGAACAAGGACGAAAAGAGCATCGCTGATTCGCCTGTGCAGGCCCCCGCGCTGGCGGCCCTGATCGGCCGTATCATCGACGGCACGATCTCCAACAAGATCGCCCGCGAAGTCTTCGGCGCCATGTGGGCCGGTGAAAACGGCGGCGACGCCGACGCCATCATCGACGCACGCGGCCTGAAGCAGATCAGCGACACGGGCGCCATCGGCGCCATGATCGACGACGTGCTGGCCGCCAACCCGGCCATCGTGGAAGAGTACCGGGCCGGCAAGCAAAAGGCGTTCAATTCGCTGGTGGGCCAGATCATGAAGGCCGCACGCGGCAAGGCCAACCCGCAGCAAGTGAACGACCTGCTCAAGGAAAAGCTGGGCGGCTGATAGCCAAGACAGGGATCAGTCTGACAAAAGGCCGCGGCACATTGCCGCGGCCTTTTCTTTTGCCAAGAATGGGGATGGCCAATTCTTGATCGGAGATCCCCAATGTCTGACTACATCGAAGTGCCGCAGGAAGCGGTTGCAAAACAGCTTGAGACGTTGATCGTGGCTGCGCAGAACGGTGCGCGCATCGTCATCGTGAAGGACGGCAAGGCACGGGCCTACATTCGCCCGGCGAATCCTGATATGACCGAAGACATGTACGACGCGATCCTCGCGTTGCGGGGCTTCGCCTTGAACCGAGGCATCTCGGACGAACAACTCCGCGCCTGGTTCACCGAGGACCAGCGATGAAAACCGTCGCCGAGCCCGTGGCGCGCTATGGATGACCGGGCGCGCGGCAGCGGCCCGGCGCCCATCCAAACCGCTTACTTCACCCCGTACTTCGTCCGATACGCCTGCACCGCATCGCAGTTTTCCGCGAAAGACGCGTCGTCTTCCAGCAAGGCCATGATGTCTGACAGCGATGCAATCGCCACCACCGGAATGCCGTAGGTCTTGGCCACGTCCTGCACCGCCGAATGCGGGGACAGCGCGTCATCCGGGCCGGCGCGTTCCATGCGGTCCAGGGCGATCAGCACGGCGGCCGGTTCAGCGCCCGCGTTGCGGATGATTTCCACCGATTCGCGCACCGACGTACCCGCCGTGATCACGTCGTCAATGATGACGACCTTGCCCTTGAGCGGCGCGCCGACCAGGGTGCCGCCTTCGCCGTGGTCCTTGGCTTCCTTGCGGTTGTAGGCAAACGGCACGTCGTTGCGGCCATCCATCGCCGGGTGGCCCGCCAGCGCCACCGCAGTGGCGGTGGCCAACGGAATGCCTTTGTACGCCGGGCCGAACAGCATGTCGAACTGCACGCCGGAATCCAGCAGCGCCTGGGCATAGAACTGCGCCAGCTTGCCGACCGCGCGGCCGCTGTTGAACAAGCCGGCATTGAAGAAGTAAGGGCTGATCCGACCCGATTTGACCTTGAAGCTGCCAAAGCGCAGCACGCCTTCATCAAGGGCGAAGCGGACGAATTCTTGAGGCGTGGCGGAAGATGGCGTGGCAGGAGTGGCGGCGGGCATGCGAGTGGGTCCGGTGGATGGCAAACCCCCGCATTTTATCCGTTGTCGGGGCTATTCCCTGCCCCCGGCGCCGAGTCGGTTAAATTCCTGGCATTGTTCCGGCCCCAGGGCCGCTCTACAGGAGTTTCGCTTTGCTGCGCATCACGTCGATCAATCTCAACGGCATCCGCTCCGCCTTCCGCAAGGGCCTGCAACCTTGGATGGAAAAGCATGCGGCGGACGTACTTTGCCTTCAGGAAATCAAGATTGCCGAGTCGGACCTGACTGACGACCTGCGTCATCCGCCAGGCTATACCGGCCACTTTCACCACGCGGTGAAAAAGGGCTACAGCGGCGTGGGCATCTACCTGCGCGACGCCGCCGAGCGCGTGAACATTGGCCTGGGCTGCGATGAATTCGACCCCGAAGGCCGCATCATCCGCGCCGACTGGAAGAACCTGTCGGTGGTCAGCGCCTACCTGCCCTCGGGTTCCAGCGGCGACGAGCGCCAGCAGGCCAAGTACCGGTTCCTGGACCGCTTCGGCCCCTGGATTGACGCCCTGATGCACGAGCACAAAACCACCGGCCGCGAATTCGTCATCTGCGGCGACTGGAACATCGCGCACAAGGAAATCGACCTGAAGAACTGGAAGGGCAACATGAAGAATTCGGGCTTCCTGCCCGAAGAGCGCGCCTGGCTGACTGATGTGTTCGACAAGCGCGGCTTTGTCGACGTATTCCGCACCATTGATGACCGGCCTGACCAGTACACCTGGTGGAGCAACCGTGGCCAGGCCTGGGCCAAGAACGTGGGGTGGCGGATCGATTACCAGATCGCGACCCCCGGCATTGCCGCCCGCGCGCGCAACGTGGCCATCTACAAGGACGAGCGCTTTTCCGACCACGCGCCGTTGACGATCGATTACGACACCACGCTTTGACGGGGGTAGGCGGGCGCGTGCAGTGCGTCCGCCAACAGCGACCGGCCCAGGAGCCCTGGGCATCGCGTTTCGATTAAAATTTATTAGGGACGCATTATTTATCCACGGGCCAATTGCCTGCCCGTGACTTGGCGGCAGCCCCCTGTATTTGCGGGCTCGACGGGACATTCGAGCAATCCATCTTCGCCCCTGTAAAACGGGGCCGCATTGCAAACGCCAGCAAAATCAACGCCCGCCTTGCAATTCCACCCTGCTTTTCTACGCCAGGCTCATATCCCGCGCTAAATGCGACCCCATTTAATCGAAAGAAAATACGCTTTCTTTTCAACGCACTAAGGCGTCTTCCCACCTTTGCGCGGGGCAACAAATTTCCCCTACACTTGCGCACCATGACGGTGCTATTTATGCACCAGAATAATTAATATGCGCCCCACAATGGCGCAGAACGCACCCATTCGTAGCATCCCCGAGGAAATCATGTTGAAAGTGCAGAGTCTGGACGACTTCCTGCGTGGCGTCGCCGCGCGCGACCCACAGCAGCCCGAGTTCATGCAAGCCGTCCAAGAGGTCATGCTCAGCCTGTGGCCTTTCATCGAAAAGCACCCGCATTACGCCGACCACGCGCTGCTTGAACGCCTGGTTGAACCGGAACGCGTCATCCAGTTCCGTGTGTGCTGGACCGATGACCGGGGCCAGGCCCAGGTGAACCGCGCGTTCCGCATCCAGCACAGCTCGGCCATCGGCCCATTCAAGGGCGGCATGCGCTTTCACCCCTCGGTGAATCTGTCCATCCTCAAGTTCCTGGCGTTTGAACAGACGCTGAAGAACTCGCTGACGACGCTGCCCATGGGCGGCGCCAAGGGCGGGTCCGACTTCGACCCCAAGGGCAAGTCCGACGCCGAAGTCATGCGCTTTTGCCAGGCATTGATGATTGAGCTGTATCGCCACCTGGGCCCCGACACCGACGTGCCGGCCGGCGACATCGGCGTGGGCGCGCGCGAAGTCGGCTTCATGGCCGGCATGATGAAAAAGCTGTCGAACTCCACAGCCAGCGTCTTCACCGGCAAGGGCCTGACCTTTGGCGGCAGCCTGATCCGCCCCGAGGCCACGGGCTACGGCACCGTGTACTTCGCCGAAGAAATGCTCAAGCGGGTGGGCAAGTCGTTTGACGGCCTGCGCGTGTCGGTATCGGGGTCGGGCAATGTGGCGCAGTACGCCATCGAAAAAGCCATGTCGCTGGGCGCCAAGGTTGTGACCGTGTCGGATTCCAATGGCACCGTGGTCGATGACGCAGGCTTCACGCACGAAAAGCTGGTAGCGCTGATGCACATCAAGAACGACCTGCGCGGCCGACTGGACAGCTACGCCCAGCAATTTGGCCTGAAGTACGAAGCAGGCAAGCGCCCGTGGCATGTGCCGGTGGACGTGGCCCTGCCGTGCGCTACCCAGAACGAACTGGAATTGTCCGACGCGCAAACGCTGGTCAAGAATGGCGTGCTGTGCGTGGCCGAAGGCGCCAACATGCCAGCCACGCTGGATGCCGCCAAGGCATTCATCGCCGCGCGTGTGCTGTACGCGCCGGGCAAGGCCAGCAATGCGGGCGGCGTGGCGGTGTCGGGCCTGGAAATGGCGCAGAACTCCGCGCGCCTGTCGTGGACCCGCGACGAAGTGGACGCGCGCCTGCACGCCATCATGCGCGACATCCACGAGAACTGCGTGCGCCACGGCCACAGCGAACGCGAATACGTCAACTACCTGGACGGCGCCAACATCGCCGGCTTCGTCAAGGTTGCCGACGCAATGCGCCAGCAGGGCCTGTATTGATTTTGACGCTGGCCGCCACATAAAGCGTGGCGGCATATAAAGAATGGCGGCCCATCAGGCCGCCATTCTTGTTATTCCGTCGTCAATGACACGCGCTCAGTGCTTCATGGCGCCGTGATCGTGGTTCATGCTCATGCCGGGGTTGTGCGACGCCGGCATCACCTTGAATTGCACGGCGACTTCGCCGGCCTTTTCAAATTTCAGCGTAGCGGGCACGGTGGCGCCATCCTTGAACGGCGCGCGCAGTTTGATGAACATGACGTGATAGCCGCCCGGGCTGAGCTTGACCTCGGCATCGGCCGGCACCACGATGCCGCCTTCCACCTGGCGCATCTTGGACACGCCGTTCTCGGTCAGCACGGAATGCAGTTCGACCCGTTCCGCGGCGTCAGACGACACCGACAGCAGGCGGTCTTCAGTCTTGGCGTCGTTATCGATGTCCATATACCCCGCCCCGTTGGACTGGCCCGGCGCCGACGCGCGCACCCAGACATCGTCGATTTCGATCTGGCCAACCTTATAGTCCTTCGCCCACGCCGATCCGGCCGTACACAGGCCCAGGGCGGCGATGAATGCGAATTTGCGGATGTTCATGGGGGTGTCCTCCTAGTGGGTTAACGCCGCCGGACCAAGCTGCGGGCGGCCGACAGAACCGAATCGGTCAAGGCTTCCATCGCCTCGGAGTTTACCCGCCAATGCTGCCAGTACAGCGGCACATCTTCCCAGGCACGGCCGCGAAGCAGCATTAGATGACCCGCATCAAGATGCTCTTGCACCAACGGCAGCGGGTTCATGGTCCAACCCATGCCGCCCAGCGTGGCTTGCACGAAAGCCCGCGTGGACGGCACCCACCAGACAGGCGGCTGCCAGGGCGCCGGGTCCGAGATCTTGTGCGCAAAGCGTGCCTGCAACGCGTCCTTGCGGTTGAACACCAGGACTGGCGCCTGCGCCAGCGTCTGCGCGTTGACGCCCTGGGCGAAATAGCGCTTGTGGAAATCGGGCGTGCAGGTGGCCACGTAGCGCATGCTGCCCAGCGAATGGATCCGGCAGCCCTGGACGGGATCGGCCAGCGTGGTCACCGCACCCAGCACCGAGCCGTTGCGCAACAGCGCGGCGGTGTGGTCCTGGTCTTCGGACTGCATGTCCAAGGTGGCGCGTGTGCGGGTTGAAAACAGCAGCGCGGCTTCGACAAACCAGGTTTCCAGGCTGTCGTGGTTGACCGCGATGGGGATGCTGGCATGCGGCACGTCGTCGTCGGACATGCCCAGCCGATTCAGGGCGTCGTGCTCCAGCAGCGCGGACTGCTCGGCCAGTTGTACCAGCACCTGACCGTCGGCCGTGGCGGCGGCGGGTACGGTGCGCTGGACCAGCAGGCGGCCCATGCGGTCTTCCAGCGCCTTGATGCGCTGCGACACCGCCGACGGCGTCACGCTCAAGGACAGCGCAGCCCGCTCGAAACTGCCTTCACGCACCACCGCGGCCAATGCTCGCAGGTTGCCGTGGTCAATTTTCATGGATTAGTTCTACTTAATATAGTGAAGGAAAATTAGCTGTATTTCATTAATACGGCAAGGGAAAATACGCTATTGCCGAACTGCGCAATGCACCCGCGCGACACGCGCGGCGGCCGCCGCACATTCAGCACCCACATCAAAGCGCCGCCACAGGCGTTGCAGTCACAGGTATTTGCATCATGTTCGCCACATCCCCCCTCTTTTTCACAGCCTGGGTCAGCGGAACGGCCACCGGGCTGGGCCTGTTCGCGGTCGTGGGCGCGCAAAGCGCCTTTATCCTGCGCCAGGGCTTGATGCGCGCGCACCTGTTCAGCGTGGTCGCCATCTGCGCGCTGATCGATGCCGTGTTCATCTTCGCCAGCGTGTCGGGGCTACAAGCCTTGACCACCTGGTTCCCCTGGCTGACCACCGCCGTGCTGTGGTTCGGCGTAGCATTTCTGTCCTGGTACGGGCTTCAATCCGCGCGCCGCGCTTTGTCGGCAACGGGCGGCCTGGCCGCCGCGCGGGACGTGGCGCCCTCGCGCCGTGCCGCGATGCTTGGCGCGCTGGGCTTCACGCTGCTGAACCCGCATTTCTGGCTGGACATGGTGGTGGTGGGTTCGCTTGCCCACGGGTTCGACGACGCCCGCATGGCGTTTGCCGCCGGCGCCTTCACCGCCAGCCTGTTGTGGCTGGCGGTGTTGGGCATCGGTTCACGCCTGTTCGCCCCATTCTTCTCCAGCGCCTTGGCATGGCGGGTGCTGGATGGCGTGATTGCCGTCGTCATGATCGGGCTGGCCATCAGCCTTGCGGTCAAGGGCGTATAAAAAAGGCACCGACCAAGGAAAAGCGCCACCCATCCTGTGAAGGAGGGGTGGCGCTTTCGCCATCAAGCGTCCGGATCAACGTGAACGAATCATCGTGACCCGATCACACTGACCGGCCGAACGTTAACGACTCAAACAATCGTCAACGTCACATCAATATTGCCGCGCGTGGCGTTCGAGTACGGGCAAACGATGTGCGCGGCGGCGACCAGCTTTTCGGCCTGTTCGCGGTCCATGCCCGGCAGCGAGATCTTCAGTTCGACTTCGATGCCGAAGCCGGTCGGGATGGCGCCGATGCCCACGATGCCGTTCACCGACACGTCGGCCGGAATGGCGATCTTGTCGCGGCCACCCACGAACTTCATGGCACCCAGGAAGCAGGCGGAATAACCGACGGCGAACAGTTGTTCGGGGTTGGTGCCGGCAGCGCCCGCGCCACCCAGCTCGCGCGGCGTGGTCAGCTTGACATCCAGGTTGCCGTCATCGCTGACGCCACGGCCTTCACGGCCGCCGGTTGCGGTGGCATTGGCGCGATACAGAACTTTTTCGATAGACATGGTGCGTTTCCTTTGTAGGATAAAAGTTGAACTGCCAGGCCTGGCGGGCCCTCCCGCTTCGGCGTTTACTGATGACTTGCAAACCTGCAAATCCGTTTGGTCATTTAAGTAGCACACAACTATATAGTGCACTATTTATTAGACCGGATGATGACACGCATCACCCCACACTTCAAATACTTTCGACCAGCTTACCCCGCAATGCGTGCAGCGCCTTCATCATGCCCTGCGCCTCGTCCAGCCTGCATTGCGCGGCGGCTGCCACCGAATGCGGTACCGTTTCGGCGCGCTCTCGCAGCGCGCGGCCCTGTTCCGTCAGTCCCACGATCACCTGGCGTTCGTCATCGACGGCACGCTTGCGCGTCACCAGGCCCGCCGCTTCCAGGCGTTTCAACAGCGGCGTCAGCGTGGCCGAGTCCAGAAACAGGCGGTCGCCGATATCCGTCACCGTGATGTCATCGCCTTCCCACAGCACCAGCATCACCAG harbors:
- a CDS encoding MarR family winged helix-turn-helix transcriptional regulator, with protein sequence MKSRSKAKSAFNPLLLDSQLCFALYSTSLAMNKVYRKLLRGLDLTYPQYLVMLVLWEGDDITVTDIGDRLFLDSATLTPLLKRLEAAGLVTRKRAVDDERQVIVGLTEQGRALRERAETVPHSVAAAAQCRLDEAQGMMKALHALRGKLVESI